From Candidatus Manganitrophus morganii, the proteins below share one genomic window:
- a CDS encoding ABC transporter ATP-binding protein/permease, whose protein sequence is MRRLRSTDLKLYGRILGQARPAWPLLVLILIVDLLASPLFLLTPLPLKIAVDNVIGAAPLPRFIDLLLPDWAAATPLRLLGTVAVLQIVIVLLGQAQELATYFLKTYTGEALTLRLRSALFRHAQRLSLAFHDAKGTADSIYRIQYDAPSIQWVTIHGAIPLVTSIVTLISMILITAQIDRSLALIALAVSPFLFLLSLEYNRRMRADYHAVRGLESNALKVVQEVLTAVRVVKAFGQEAREEGRFSKESGAGMRARLRLTLAEGLFGLVINLVIAAGTAAVLFIGARHVLSGRLTLGELLIVITYLTQLYGPLRSIIRQAATVQSSLAGAQRAFELIDELPEVTERPDARPLRRAGGGVIFREVSFGYDRDHPILQKISFVIEPGMRVGVVGKTGAGKTTLISLLMRFYDPTEGEIALDGVDLRDYRLADLRSQFAIVLQEPVLFSTRIAENIAYARPDAGREEIIAAAQAAHADDFITRLPEGYNTLVGERGMRLSGGERQRISLARAFLKNAPLLILDEPTSSVDTETEAEIMEAMGRLMQGRTTFLISHRPSTLRHCDLLLVIERGRLVYLHSDPAEYVAAASRFGEPKIPLKEEMP, encoded by the coding sequence ATGAGACGGCTCCGATCGACTGATCTGAAGCTTTATGGAAGAATTCTCGGTCAGGCCCGCCCGGCTTGGCCCCTTCTCGTCTTGATTCTCATCGTCGACCTCCTCGCCTCTCCCCTGTTTCTTCTGACCCCCTTGCCGCTGAAGATCGCCGTCGACAATGTCATCGGCGCTGCCCCGCTCCCCCGGTTTATCGACCTCCTTCTCCCCGATTGGGCCGCCGCGACGCCGCTGCGCCTTCTCGGGACCGTCGCCGTCCTGCAAATCGTCATTGTCCTCCTCGGCCAAGCACAGGAGCTGGCGACCTATTTTTTAAAAACCTATACCGGCGAGGCGCTCACCCTCCGCCTCCGATCGGCCCTCTTTCGCCATGCCCAGCGCCTCTCGCTCGCCTTCCATGATGCGAAGGGAACCGCCGACTCGATCTACCGGATCCAATACGATGCCCCCTCGATCCAGTGGGTCACGATTCACGGCGCCATCCCGCTCGTCACCTCGATCGTCACCCTGATTTCGATGATCCTCATCACCGCCCAGATCGACCGATCGCTGGCGCTCATCGCCCTGGCCGTCTCCCCCTTTCTCTTTCTCCTCTCCCTGGAATACAACCGCCGAATGCGCGCCGACTATCACGCGGTCCGAGGGCTGGAGAGCAACGCTTTGAAGGTGGTTCAAGAGGTCCTCACCGCTGTCCGGGTGGTGAAGGCCTTCGGGCAGGAAGCGCGGGAAGAGGGACGCTTCTCCAAAGAATCGGGGGCCGGAATGCGGGCGCGGCTTCGGCTCACCTTGGCGGAAGGGCTCTTCGGACTGGTGATCAACTTGGTCATCGCGGCGGGAACCGCGGCGGTCCTCTTTATCGGCGCCCGGCACGTGTTGTCGGGGCGGCTGACGCTGGGGGAGCTGTTGATCGTGATCACCTATCTGACGCAACTTTATGGCCCGCTGCGGTCGATCATCCGGCAGGCGGCGACGGTCCAATCGTCGCTCGCCGGCGCGCAGCGCGCCTTTGAATTAATCGATGAGCTTCCCGAGGTGACCGAGCGCCCCGACGCCCGCCCCCTCCGGCGGGCCGGCGGGGGGGTGATCTTTCGCGAGGTCTCCTTTGGGTACGATCGGGACCATCCGATCCTGCAAAAGATCTCCTTTGTCATCGAGCCGGGGATGCGGGTCGGGGTGGTCGGCAAAACCGGCGCCGGCAAGACGACCTTGATCAGCCTGCTGATGCGATTCTACGACCCGACCGAGGGTGAAATCGCGCTCGACGGCGTCGATCTGCGCGACTATCGATTGGCCGACCTGCGCAGCCAGTTCGCGATCGTGCTGCAGGAGCCGGTCCTCTTCTCGACCCGGATCGCGGAGAACATCGCGTATGCCCGTCCCGACGCCGGCCGGGAAGAGATCATCGCCGCCGCCCAAGCGGCCCATGCCGACGACTTCATCACCCGCCTTCCCGAGGGGTACAACACCCTGGTCGGCGAGCGGGGGATGCGTCTTTCGGGAGGGGAGCGGCAGCGGATCTCGCTCGCCCGCGCTTTTCTGAAAAACGCGCCGCTGCTGATCTTGGATGAGCCGACCAGCTCCGTCGACACTGAGACCGAGGCCGAGATCATGGAGGCGATGGGGCGCCTGATGCAGGGGCGGACCACTTTCTTGATTTCGCACCGGCCGAGCACCCTGCGGCATTGCGATCTGCTCCTCGTGATCGAACGGGGACGGTTGGTTTATCTCCATTCCGATCCCGCCGAGTATGTCGCCGCGGCGTCGCGTTTCGGCGAGCCGAAGATCCCCCTGAAAGAGGAAATGCCGTGA
- the mutL gene encoding DNA mismatch repair endonuclease MutL, with product MPKINILPEGLANKIAAGEVVERPASVVKELVENAVDAGSRRIFVSLLEGGIRRIAVQDDGEGMTREDALLAFQRHATSKVAEEADLSTIATLGFRGEALPSIASVAKIRLVTQAAAETEGTEVLLEGGQVLGVKAVGAPKGSLFEVSDLFYNTPARKKFLKSAQTELSHASDVLFHLALSHPMIHFRLTHGKKVLLDAPAVSDLKDRILQLFGEDVFVRLMEAQGEGHLSTGKSLEEGEEKGLYVDTFFSRPPLRGNHRKDQYLFVNQRPVRSPLLSHAVYDAYGSYLMKGEHPFFILFLSIDPAAVDVNVHPMKREVRFQQSDPVHEAVRRVIRTTLSFAGMDELPVAVPLERLIPIQPNRADRNQPPPSRWIGWPERAAEAGAAYWSAEKGILRTEQVRNQEQIGFHPAFSAAHSASPLIRPLGQIYGTFLLAEIEGEFALIDQHTAHERILYERFLERWRALQHPPIEGKGDAGPFSAVQPLLVPQQIDLPVTKAGLLRDYLKDLALFGWGIEHFGETTFLVREVPALISKIRLESFLHDLTDDLAQTEVSSKAEQPILNVIASMACHGAIRANQPLTPPEIEALLKDYFEMKTPPTCPHGRPILLRYPLLELEKLFRRK from the coding sequence GTGCCGAAGATTAATATCCTTCCAGAAGGCTTAGCCAACAAGATCGCCGCCGGCGAAGTCGTCGAGCGGCCCGCGTCCGTCGTCAAGGAGCTGGTTGAGAATGCCGTCGACGCCGGGAGCCGCCGGATCTTCGTCTCCCTATTAGAGGGGGGGATCCGCCGGATTGCGGTGCAAGACGACGGCGAGGGGATGACACGCGAGGATGCGCTCCTCGCCTTTCAGCGGCACGCGACGAGCAAGGTGGCGGAAGAGGCCGATCTTTCCACCATCGCGACCCTCGGATTTCGGGGGGAGGCCCTTCCGAGCATCGCGTCGGTTGCGAAAATCCGGCTGGTCACCCAAGCCGCAGCGGAGACCGAAGGGACCGAAGTCCTTCTGGAAGGGGGGCAGGTGTTGGGGGTCAAAGCGGTCGGCGCCCCGAAGGGATCGCTCTTCGAGGTGAGCGATCTCTTCTACAACACCCCCGCGCGAAAGAAGTTTCTGAAGTCGGCGCAGACCGAGCTGAGCCATGCCAGCGATGTGCTCTTCCACCTGGCGCTTTCTCACCCGATGATCCATTTTCGACTCACCCACGGGAAGAAGGTCCTTCTAGACGCGCCCGCCGTATCCGATCTGAAAGACCGAATCCTCCAGCTCTTCGGAGAAGACGTTTTCGTGCGGCTGATGGAGGCCCAAGGGGAGGGCCACCTCTCCACCGGAAAGTCTCTTGAGGAGGGGGAGGAGAAGGGACTCTACGTCGATACTTTTTTCTCCCGCCCGCCGCTTCGGGGGAACCACCGAAAGGACCAATATCTCTTCGTCAATCAACGTCCGGTCCGAAGCCCCCTTCTCTCCCACGCCGTTTATGACGCCTATGGAAGCTATTTGATGAAGGGAGAGCATCCGTTCTTCATCCTCTTTCTCTCGATCGATCCGGCGGCGGTCGATGTCAATGTCCACCCGATGAAGCGGGAGGTCCGCTTCCAGCAGTCCGATCCGGTCCATGAGGCGGTTCGCCGCGTCATCCGAACGACCCTTTCCTTCGCCGGGATGGATGAACTGCCGGTGGCGGTGCCGCTCGAGCGGCTGATCCCGATCCAGCCGAATCGGGCGGACCGTAACCAGCCGCCACCATCGCGATGGATCGGATGGCCTGAGCGGGCCGCAGAGGCCGGTGCCGCGTACTGGTCGGCTGAAAAGGGAATCCTCCGGACGGAACAGGTACGGAATCAGGAACAGATTGGTTTTCACCCTGCATTCTCCGCTGCTCATTCCGCATCCCCCCTCATTCGCCCCTTAGGGCAGATCTATGGAACCTTTCTCCTGGCGGAGATCGAGGGGGAGTTTGCCCTGATCGATCAGCACACGGCGCACGAGCGGATTCTCTACGAGCGTTTCCTCGAGCGATGGCGCGCGCTGCAGCATCCTCCGATTGAAGGAAAAGGCGATGCCGGCCCGTTCAGCGCCGTGCAGCCGCTGCTCGTTCCGCAGCAGATCGATCTCCCCGTCACGAAGGCGGGTCTCTTGAGGGATTATCTGAAAGATCTGGCCCTTTTCGGGTGGGGGATCGAACATTTCGGGGAAACGACCTTCCTGGTCCGCGAGGTGCCGGCATTGATCTCCAAGATCCGTCTCGAATCGTTCCTCCACGATTTGACGGACGATCTGGCGCAGACGGAGGTCTCTTCGAAGGCGGAGCAGCCGATCCTGAACGTCATCGCTTCGATGGCCTGCCACGGTGCGATCCGGGCGAACCAGCCGCTGACCCCGCCGGAGATCGAGGCGCTCCTGAAAGATTATTTCGAGATGAAGACCCCGCCGACCTGTCCGCACGGCCGGCCGATTCTCCTCCGATATCCCCTGTTAGAACTGGAAAAACTCTTCCGAAGAAAATAA
- the ybgF gene encoding tol-pal system protein YbgF, protein MDSLRNGFWGGMVLFISLTGCALQSSMVEMESDVDTMRRHNRELQGRLERLEKGALTPGAPASGSKLPADMVVRMDGLGTDLQMLTGRVDEGNHLLSSLAKRMEDQSFRTEELLSRLDALEARVQALEKGAPVKAPDPNEGKTILPGRTIDPKSRGASLTPTEAYNLAYNDYLRGNYDLAISGFQTFVQQYPDSGLIPQAIYWTGESYYNKRSYNKAIEQFEQVLQQYPKSEKAPNALLKEGFAYLEMGDRIKGRLFLKKVIENFPNSNESNLAKDKLAGLR, encoded by the coding sequence TTGGATTCTCTTCGAAACGGTTTTTGGGGGGGGATGGTTTTATTCATCTCTCTGACGGGGTGCGCGCTTCAGTCGAGCATGGTCGAGATGGAAAGTGACGTCGATACGATGCGGAGGCATAATCGAGAGCTTCAAGGCCGCCTCGAGCGGCTTGAAAAGGGGGCGCTGACCCCCGGCGCCCCCGCCTCCGGTTCGAAGCTCCCGGCGGATATGGTCGTCCGGATGGACGGTTTGGGGACCGACCTGCAGATGCTGACCGGCCGGGTAGACGAGGGAAATCATCTCCTCTCCTCCCTGGCGAAGCGGATGGAGGACCAATCGTTCCGAACGGAAGAATTGTTGAGCCGGCTCGATGCCTTGGAGGCGCGGGTTCAGGCGTTGGAGAAGGGGGCCCCGGTCAAGGCCCCCGATCCCAACGAGGGAAAAACGATTCTGCCGGGAAGGACGATCGATCCGAAATCGAGAGGGGCCTCTCTGACGCCGACCGAGGCATATAATCTCGCCTATAACGACTATCTCAGGGGGAATTACGACCTCGCTATCAGCGGGTTCCAGACTTTCGTCCAGCAATATCCCGACTCTGGGCTGATTCCGCAGGCGATTTATTGGACCGGCGAGAGCTACTATAATAAGCGATCGTACAACAAGGCGATCGAGCAGTTCGAGCAGGTTCTTCAGCAATATCCGAAGAGTGAAAAAGCCCCGAACGCTCTCTTGAAGGAAGGGTTTGCTTACCTGGAAATGGGCGACCGGATCAAAGGGAGGCTCTTCCTGAAAAAGGTCATCGAGAATTTTCCCAATTCCAACGAATCGAACCTCGCCAAGGACAAGCTCGCCGGCCTTCGATAA
- the pal gene encoding peptidoglycan-associated lipoprotein Pal: MKMRSGFWVLVGVGLLLVQTGCGKKVTPVSGTAALSEESASGSLPSGGVTEEGIREERVQSDSMAMQDGAGDPTAPSANEEAGELLDIFFEFDQAILKEESKMNLQKNAQRLMTERVKIRIEGHADERGTEEYNLALGERRAQAVKRFLTALGVDKNRINTISFGEERPFCKEPSENCYKENRRAHFVLTP; encoded by the coding sequence ATGAAAATGAGATCAGGTTTTTGGGTGTTGGTCGGAGTCGGTCTGCTGTTGGTGCAAACGGGATGCGGGAAAAAAGTCACCCCCGTGTCGGGCACGGCGGCGTTGAGCGAGGAGAGCGCCTCTGGAAGTCTTCCTTCGGGAGGGGTGACGGAAGAAGGAATTCGGGAAGAGCGGGTTCAGAGCGATTCCATGGCGATGCAGGATGGCGCGGGTGATCCGACGGCCCCGTCCGCGAATGAAGAGGCCGGCGAGCTGCTCGATATCTTTTTTGAATTCGACCAGGCGATCTTGAAGGAAGAGTCGAAGATGAATCTTCAGAAGAACGCCCAGCGTTTGATGACCGAAAGGGTGAAGATTCGGATCGAGGGACACGCCGATGAGCGGGGGACCGAAGAGTACAACCTGGCGCTCGGTGAGCGGCGGGCCCAAGCGGTGAAGCGCTTCTTGACTGCGCTCGGCGTCGATAAGAACCGGATCAACACGATCAGCTTCGGCGAAGAGCGGCCATTCTGCAAAGAGCCGAGCGAGAACTGCTACAAAGAGAATCGCCGGGCCCATTTTGTGTTGACGCCATAA
- the pal gene encoding peptidoglycan-associated lipoprotein Pal: MRRSLSTFAALVILFSSVVLMGCPKKVPSTEGSAGLSRERSGTENQGEPGSDGRSLPPPPTEERLDPMAKEAPMPDGVPSGGAEGGERGTSLQDVFFEFDQWLIRPESRKLLEADAEWLAAHPEAKIQIEGHADERGTEEYNLALGERRAKSVMNFLVNLGVSPSRLSSISYGEEKPFCSDPSESCYEKNRRAHFLIAPR, from the coding sequence ATGAGAAGAAGTCTCTCAACCTTTGCAGCGCTGGTTATCTTATTCTCATCGGTCGTGTTAATGGGGTGTCCTAAAAAAGTCCCCTCGACCGAAGGGTCGGCCGGGCTCTCGAGAGAGCGGTCAGGAACGGAAAATCAGGGGGAGCCTGGATCGGACGGCCGGTCCCTTCCTCCCCCTCCGACGGAAGAGCGGCTTGACCCGATGGCAAAAGAGGCGCCGATGCCCGATGGAGTGCCGTCCGGCGGGGCCGAAGGCGGAGAGCGGGGCACTTCGCTTCAGGATGTCTTCTTCGAATTTGATCAGTGGCTGATCCGGCCGGAATCGCGGAAGCTTTTGGAGGCCGATGCCGAATGGCTTGCAGCCCATCCGGAGGCGAAGATTCAGATCGAAGGGCATGCCGATGAACGGGGGACCGAAGAGTACAACCTGGCGCTCGGTGAGCGGCGGGCCAAGTCGGTGATGAATTTTCTGGTCAATCTGGGGGTCAGCCCCTCCCGGCTCTCTTCCATCAGCTACGGTGAGGAAAAGCCCTTCTGCAGCGACCCGTCGGAGAGCTGCTATGAGAAGAACCGCCGGGCCCATTTTTTGATTGCCCCGCGATAG
- the tolB gene encoding Tol-Pal system beta propeller repeat protein TolB, with product MRVRIFVLLLLGFFAAAGGSDAADVFIGTTRSGYEKIPLMIVPFQGEGSSAEQVLLAETVLRADLERSQFFTIVERSKVASATGKTSAPEAALIADAGKAGVQVLAWAKLIPKGDDWALESYAYETAKGEQVVAVRMIGDRKSVRMMAHRFADKLVSHFTGEPGIAQTKIAYVSDITGKKEVYLMDYDGANEMRVTADRNIVISPRWSSDAGQIAYTSYREGNPDIYFLDLGTGRRQRMVSFPGLNISAAWSPKGDRVAFATTKDGNAEIYTMRPDGTELKRITFNTADDLSPSWSPTGRQIAFTSDRGGTPQIYVMDADGSNARRLTFNGNYNTSASWSPKGDWIAYACRNEERWLKICIDSVDGQQSMRLTESGAWDDESPSWALNGRDLTFTSNRTGKNQIYTIHADGTGLIRLTSNGASNTAPAWSPK from the coding sequence GTGCGGGTCAGGATTTTCGTTTTACTTCTTTTAGGGTTTTTTGCGGCGGCGGGGGGAAGCGATGCGGCCGATGTCTTCATCGGGACGACCCGCTCAGGCTACGAGAAAATTCCTTTAATGATCGTTCCCTTTCAGGGGGAGGGTTCGAGCGCCGAGCAGGTCTTGCTCGCCGAAACGGTCCTGCGCGCTGATCTGGAGCGATCGCAATTCTTTACCATTGTCGAGCGAAGCAAGGTGGCCTCCGCCACCGGAAAGACCAGCGCGCCGGAGGCGGCCCTCATCGCGGATGCCGGGAAAGCAGGTGTTCAGGTCTTGGCCTGGGCCAAATTGATCCCCAAAGGGGACGATTGGGCCCTGGAGAGTTACGCCTATGAGACCGCCAAGGGGGAGCAGGTGGTCGCGGTGCGGATGATCGGCGATCGGAAATCGGTCCGGATGATGGCGCATCGCTTCGCGGATAAACTTGTCTCTCATTTCACGGGGGAGCCGGGGATCGCTCAGACAAAAATCGCCTATGTTTCGGATATCACCGGCAAGAAAGAGGTCTATTTGATGGATTACGACGGCGCCAATGAAATGCGGGTCACCGCCGATCGAAATATCGTCATCTCTCCCCGCTGGTCGTCTGATGCCGGGCAGATCGCCTATACTTCTTACCGTGAGGGGAATCCCGATATTTATTTTCTGGATCTTGGAACCGGGCGCCGTCAGCGGATGGTTTCCTTCCCGGGGCTCAATATCTCGGCCGCCTGGTCGCCGAAGGGGGACCGGGTCGCCTTCGCGACGACGAAGGACGGCAATGCGGAAATTTATACGATGCGGCCGGACGGCACCGAATTAAAGCGGATCACCTTCAATACGGCGGATGACCTCTCTCCCTCCTGGTCTCCAACCGGAAGGCAGATCGCTTTTACCTCCGATCGGGGGGGAACCCCTCAAATTTATGTGATGGATGCCGACGGATCGAACGCCCGCCGGTTGACGTTCAACGGGAACTACAATACTTCTGCGTCATGGTCTCCGAAAGGGGATTGGATCGCTTACGCCTGTCGGAACGAAGAGAGATGGCTGAAGATTTGTATCGACAGCGTCGATGGTCAACAATCCATGCGGCTGACCGAAAGCGGAGCATGGGATGATGAATCTCCCTCCTGGGCCCTCAATGGGAGGGATTTGACCTTTACATCGAATCGGACCGGGAAAAATCAGATCTACACGATCCATGCAGATGGAACCGGATTGATCCGCCTGACCTCGAACGGGGCCAGCAACACCGCCCCGGCTTGGTCGCCCAAGTAA
- a CDS encoding TonB family protein: MGGSMSAVRWNSDWVSGSGAILRRAEGLSKMMVLSLVLHVAFFSFALYGRSFLGFSPSAFQSYQVTLVPPSSAPPMPSIAPAPRAPAPAAPVSRPPSPPVAPPAEASKPLSSKGVPPVKEDPERLQDWWKKKAGSIKIPTVQKPKNDPAPPAPTQTVKRPMATPAPVETNPTASQGETAAPPQPVVPSTSAPSAAPSQEASNPSLVATGSASLNTSLFKYPYYLKSLENKISGQWSPPPVLLDEQIVGAVVQFNVTRRGSIESVEIEKSSGNSQFDQAALRAVYNANPLPPLPEGLSEDPLKVHFSFTLQKGS, encoded by the coding sequence ATGGGTGGATCGATGTCAGCCGTCCGTTGGAATTCGGATTGGGTCTCCGGGAGTGGGGCGATCCTCCGCCGTGCGGAGGGTCTTTCCAAAATGATGGTCCTCTCTTTGGTCCTTCATGTCGCATTTTTTTCCTTTGCATTGTATGGGCGGTCTTTTTTGGGATTCTCTCCCTCGGCATTCCAGAGCTATCAGGTGACGTTGGTTCCCCCGTCGTCCGCGCCGCCGATGCCCTCGATCGCTCCCGCGCCGCGCGCGCCGGCGCCGGCAGCCCCTGTTTCCCGGCCTCCTTCTCCGCCCGTTGCTCCGCCGGCGGAAGCGTCAAAGCCCCTTTCTTCAAAAGGGGTTCCCCCGGTCAAAGAAGATCCGGAGCGATTGCAAGACTGGTGGAAAAAAAAAGCAGGATCAATTAAAATACCAACGGTTCAAAAACCGAAAAACGATCCGGCCCCTCCGGCGCCGACACAAACGGTGAAACGACCCATGGCCACCCCCGCTCCCGTGGAAACAAACCCGACGGCATCCCAAGGAGAAACCGCCGCGCCGCCGCAACCCGTCGTGCCATCCACCTCGGCCCCGAGTGCCGCGCCGAGCCAGGAGGCGAGCAATCCGTCGCTCGTTGCGACCGGAAGCGCTTCGCTTAATACATCCTTATTTAAATATCCTTATTACCTCAAGAGTCTCGAGAATAAAATCAGCGGGCAATGGTCCCCCCCGCCGGTCCTCCTCGATGAACAGATTGTCGGGGCGGTTGTCCAGTTCAACGTCACCCGGAGAGGCTCGATCGAATCGGTTGAAATCGAAAAGAGCTCCGGCAACAGTCAGTTCGACCAGGCCGCTTTGAGGGCAGTCTATAACGCGAATCCGCTCCCTCCGCTTCCAGAGGGGCTTTCGGAGGATCCGTTGAAGGTCCATTTCAGTTTCACCCTTCAGAAGGGATCGTGA
- a CDS encoding biopolymer transporter ExbD: MMSSSTGRQRKLLAEINIIPLVDVVLVLLIIFMVAAPLLYRGMDIKLPQAATNTIKPEERKVLTIEKNQAIYLDKEEVGLARLEGRLQALKGSSPEVSIYLRADREVPYGTVVQVMDLIKRAGIDKLGIVTEPLQQDSPSR; this comes from the coding sequence ATGATGTCGTCGTCGACAGGCCGCCAGCGAAAATTGTTGGCCGAGATCAATATTATTCCCCTGGTCGATGTCGTTCTCGTTTTGCTCATCATCTTTATGGTGGCCGCCCCGCTCCTTTACCGGGGGATGGACATCAAGCTGCCGCAGGCGGCGACGAATACCATCAAGCCGGAAGAGCGAAAAGTACTGACCATCGAAAAGAACCAAGCCATTTATTTAGATAAGGAAGAAGTCGGATTGGCCCGTTTGGAGGGAAGGCTCCAGGCGCTGAAAGGGAGCTCTCCGGAGGTGTCGATCTATCTTCGTGCCGATCGGGAGGTTCCCTATGGTACAGTTGTCCAAGTGATGGATTTGATCAAACGCGCCGGAATCGACAAGCTCGGCATTGTGACGGAACCGCTTCAGCAAGATTCTCCTTCCCGTTAG
- the tolQ gene encoding protein TolQ, producing MPLSAGSQVSIFDLVLSAGIVAKIVLLLLLLASIVTWAIILYKWMTLRKAEAENRRFLVLFSKIDDLLEIQQKALQRNEGPMVMVYQAAIDKMRPYLEKDGENAPPAIDGNRPMLLTSLQRTLRSGVQDEMAHQERYLHFLATVGNTAPFVGLFGTVWGIINAFQEIGRQGNANIASVAPGISEALVATAAGLFVAIPAVMAYNIFINKIQKMEVQLEVFAAELTSLVEEKLFSLQSSRKVR from the coding sequence TTGCCTCTGAGCGCAGGTTCACAAGTTTCTATTTTTGATCTGGTTCTTTCCGCAGGTATTGTCGCAAAGATTGTCCTTCTTCTCCTCCTTCTCGCTTCGATCGTAACCTGGGCGATTATCCTGTACAAGTGGATGACCCTTCGAAAGGCCGAGGCCGAGAACCGGCGATTTTTAGTCCTCTTCTCGAAAATCGACGACCTGCTTGAGATCCAACAGAAGGCCCTCCAACGGAATGAGGGTCCGATGGTGATGGTCTATCAGGCGGCGATCGATAAAATGCGCCCCTACCTTGAGAAGGACGGGGAAAATGCTCCCCCCGCCATCGATGGAAACCGCCCGATGCTCTTGACCAGCCTTCAGCGCACCCTAAGGAGCGGTGTGCAAGACGAAATGGCCCATCAAGAACGCTACCTTCATTTTCTCGCGACCGTCGGGAACACCGCCCCCTTCGTCGGACTGTTCGGAACCGTCTGGGGGATCATTAATGCCTTTCAGGAGATCGGCCGGCAGGGGAACGCCAACATTGCGTCGGTCGCCCCGGGTATTTCCGAGGCACTCGTCGCCACGGCGGCCGGCCTTTTTGTGGCGATTCCGGCGGTGATGGCATATAATATCTTTATAAACAAAATCCAAAAAATGGAAGTTCAGTTGGAAGTCTTCGCGGCGGAGCTCACCTCTCTGGTGGAGGAGAAGCTGTTTAGCCTGCAGAGCAGCCGGAAGGTGAGATAG
- a CDS encoding response regulator transcription factor, which yields MRFLVVEDEEKVARFVRRALEEESYAVDVVGDGEAAIDQIEVVPYDMIILDLTLPKKGGLEVLQWLRQKGLKVPVLILTARTAIGDRVKGLDLGADDYLVKPFAIEEFLARVRALLRRGGVTAPLLQADDLTLDPVTHEVRRAGQKIELTTKEYALLEYFMRNPNRVLTRSMISEHVWDIHFDTFTNVIDVYVNYLRNKVDRGFKRPLIQTVRGVGYVLKA from the coding sequence ATGCGTTTTTTAGTCGTGGAGGATGAGGAGAAGGTCGCCCGATTCGTCCGGCGGGCGCTTGAGGAGGAAAGTTATGCCGTCGATGTGGTCGGGGACGGGGAAGCGGCCATCGATCAGATCGAGGTGGTTCCATACGATATGATCATCCTCGATCTGACCCTCCCGAAAAAAGGGGGGCTGGAGGTTCTGCAGTGGCTGCGGCAAAAGGGGCTCAAGGTTCCGGTTCTCATCCTCACCGCCCGGACGGCGATCGGCGACCGGGTGAAAGGACTCGACCTCGGCGCCGATGATTACCTCGTCAAGCCGTTTGCGATTGAGGAGTTCCTCGCCCGCGTCCGCGCGCTGCTGCGACGGGGAGGGGTGACGGCGCCGCTGCTCCAGGCCGACGATCTCACCCTCGATCCGGTGACGCACGAGGTCCGCCGCGCGGGACAGAAGATCGAACTGACCACCAAGGAGTACGCCCTTCTCGAATATTTCATGCGCAATCCGAACCGGGTCCTGACGCGATCGATGATCTCGGAGCATGTCTGGGACATCCATTTCGATACCTTCACCAACGTGATCGATGTTTACGTCAATTACCTTCGGAACAAGGTGGACCGCGGCTTCAAGCGCCCCTTGATCCAGACCGTCCGGGGGGTCGGCTATGTCCTCAAAGCCTAA